A genomic region of Raphanus sativus cultivar WK10039 chromosome 6, ASM80110v3, whole genome shotgun sequence contains the following coding sequences:
- the LOC108811721 gene encoding probable calcium-binding protein CML35, which translates to MKLAASLKRMFRSKSKASSSVSRSEPSSFSSSSSSDGDLKPGPAATPVSVLLPQNSGDFYTELVQAFKLIDRDDDGVVSRRDLAALLSRLSPEPPSPEEVSMMLREVDAAEGCISLEELASRVAGTSAGEGCVETEEMREVFEFFDADRDGRISAEELHRVFGVIGDERCTLEECVRMIATVDRNGDGFVRFDDFCRMMELPGSKR; encoded by the coding sequence ATGAAGCTCGCCGCTAGCCTCAAACGCATGTTCCGGTCCAAGTCCAAAGCCTCTTCGTCCGTCTCCAGATctgaaccttcttccttcagctcctcctcttcctccgaCGGTGATCTCAAGCCAGGCCCCGCCGCTACTCCCGTCAGTGTCCTCCTCCCACAAAACTCAGGTGACTTCTACACCGAGTTGGTCCAAGCGTTTAAGCTGATAGACCGGGACGACGACGGTGTGGTTTCGAGGAGAGATCTCGCGGCGCTTCTTAGCAGGCTCAGCCCCGAACCGCCGAGTCCCGAAGAGGTGAGCATGATGCTGAGAGAAGTAGACGCTGCTGAGGGTTGTATCAGCCTCGAGGAGCTGGCTAGCCGCGTGGCTGGGACATCCGCCGGAGAAGGGTGTGTAGAGACGGAGGAGATGAGGGAGGTGTTCGAGTTTTTCGACGCGGACCGGGACGGGAGGATCTCGGCGGAGGAGTTGCATAGAGTTTTTGGAGTTATAGGAGACGAGCGGTGCACGTTAGAAGAGTGTGTGCGTATGATAGCGACTGTTGATAGGAACGGTGATGGTTTTGTTCGGTTCGATGACTTTTGCCGCATGATGGAGCTTCCAGGCTCCAAGCGATGA